In Cloacibacterium caeni, a single window of DNA contains:
- a CDS encoding IS3 family transposase (programmed frameshift): MSTKKKISKIPSAPQIYSEAFKRQVVSEFERGLFTKSELRRRYNILGNSCLPRWLKKYGKFTYEDKLTIGRPMKDPQQQRIKELEAQLAKKEEELKVFKRFIEIAERELKIDIGKKVWFQAVKEINASSSLTTYELCELFGYTKQAFYKRKKNVRTPKYNSELLRSLVVTIRKQLPRTGGKKLYVMLQGEFIKHHISICRDNFLDFLKAEYLQVPKARRYYKTTNSRHWMKRYPNLISNLVLNRPEQVWVADITYLRTKEKTYYLHLLTDACSKKIVGYQLSDNLMSSTTVKALEMALINRETKNQLIHHSDRGLQYCSKEYTELLKKNNILISMTQEYDPYENAVAERVNGILKEEFGLHEIFENYQNLNKQVTQAITLYNNFRIHMSINMITPNQAHQQKIIHLKQWKKINRNRINSATI, translated from the exons ATGTCAACAAAAAAGAAAATTTCAAAAATTCCAAGTGCCCCACAAATTTATAGCGAAGCATTTAAACGTCAAGTTGTAAGTGAATTTGAGAGGGGTTTATTTACAAAATCAGAACTTCGAAGACGTTACAATATTCTAGGCAATAGTTGTCTACCAAGATGGTTAAAAAAATATGGTAAATTTACCTATGAAGATAAATTAACTATTGGTCGTCCTATGAAAGATCCTCAACAACAGCGTATAAAAGAGCTAGAAGCTCAATTAGCAAAAAAAGAAGAAGAATTAAAAGTATTCAAACGATTTATTGAAATAGCTGAACGTGAACTTAAAATTGATATTG GTAAAAAAGTCTGGTTCCAAGCAGTCAAAGAAATAAATGCAAGTAGTTCATTGACCACTTATGAATTATGCGAACTGTTTGGATACACAAAACAAGCATTTTACAAGCGAAAGAAAAACGTTAGAACACCTAAATACAACTCAGAATTATTACGAAGTTTAGTCGTTACTATTCGTAAGCAATTACCTCGAACAGGTGGCAAGAAACTTTATGTAATGTTACAAGGTGAATTTATAAAACATCATATATCAATTTGTCGGGATAATTTTTTAGATTTTTTAAAAGCAGAATATTTACAAGTTCCTAAAGCTCGAAGATATTACAAAACAACAAACTCAAGACATTGGATGAAACGCTATCCAAATTTAATTAGCAATTTAGTACTTAACAGACCTGAGCAAGTTTGGGTTGCTGATATAACTTATTTACGAACAAAAGAGAAAACATACTATTTGCATTTACTCACTGATGCTTGTTCCAAGAAAATCGTTGGTTATCAACTGTCAGATAATTTAATGAGTTCAACTACAGTAAAAGCTTTAGAAATGGCTTTGATTAACAGGGAAACAAAAAATCAACTCATTCACCATTCTGATAGAGGTTTACAATATTGCAGTAAAGAGTATACCGAATTGTTAAAGAAAAACAATATTTTAATTAGTATGACGCAAGAATACGACCCATATGAAAATGCAGTAGCAGAAAGAGTAAATGGAATTTTAAAAGAAGAATTTGGTTTGCATGAAATATTTGAAAACTATCAAAATTTAAACAAACAAGTTACACAAGCCATAACTTTATACAACAATTTTAGAATACATATGTCAATTAATATGATAACTCCAAACCAAGCACATCAACAAAAAATAATACATTTAAAACAATGGAAAAAAATAAATCGTAACAGAATTAATTCTGCTACGATTTAA
- a CDS encoding HD domain-containing protein produces the protein MEYEKIKKIILKELKENLPEHLSYHSVMHVKDVINAVEEIAVAENVGGEDLMLLKTAALLHDSGFLHGAKDHEEKSCEIAQKYLLDYGYNQPQIDKIKGMIMATKIPQSPKNKLEEILADADLDYLGRDDFFKIGDKLFDELTMFGIVNSERDWNLLQEKFLESHHFFTKTAINNRNQKKQENLEIIKSKLNS, from the coding sequence ATGGAATACGAAAAAATAAAGAAAATTATTCTGAAAGAACTGAAAGAAAATCTTCCAGAACACCTTTCGTATCATAGTGTGATGCATGTAAAAGATGTAATAAATGCTGTAGAGGAAATAGCTGTGGCAGAAAATGTTGGTGGAGAAGATTTAATGCTTCTGAAAACGGCGGCATTGTTACATGATTCAGGATTTTTGCATGGTGCAAAAGATCACGAAGAAAAATCTTGTGAAATAGCTCAAAAATATCTTTTGGATTACGGTTACAATCAGCCTCAGATTGATAAAATCAAAGGAATGATTATGGCAACCAAAATTCCACAATCACCAAAAAATAAATTAGAAGAAATTTTGGCTGATGCAGATTTAGATTATTTAGGAAGAGATGATTTCTTTAAAATTGGGGACAAACTTTTTGATGAATTAACCATGTTTGGAATCGTAAATTCTGAAAGAGATTGGAATCTTTTACAAGAGAAATTTTTAGAAAGCCATCACTTTTTCACCAAAACTGCTATCAACAATAGAAATCAAAAAAAACAAGAAAATTTAGAAATTATTAAATCTAAGTTAAATTCGTAA
- the katG gene encoding catalase/peroxidase HPI: protein MSLGNSGKCPVMHGANTGSDQSVMSWWPKALNLDILHQHDKKTNPLGEEFNYAEEFKKLDLEAVKTDLKNLMTESQDWWPADWGHYGGLMIRMAWHSAGTYRVADGRGGANTGNQRFAPLNSWPDNANLDKARRLLWPIKRKYGNKLSWADLMILAGNMAYESMGLKTFGFAGGREDIWHPEKDIYWGSEKEWLAPTGSEGSRYSGERDLENPLAAVMMGLIYVNPEGVDGNPDPLKTARDMRITFKRMAMNDEETVALTAGGHTVGKAHGNGDASTLGPDPEEAGLENQGFGWINPKGAAGNTVTSGIEGAWTTHPTRFDNGFFDLLFKYDWQLTKSPAGAWQYEPVNIAEEDKPLDAHNPNVRRNPMMTDADMALKVDPEYRKISEKFHQNPAYFQEVFARAWFKLTHRDLGPKSRYLGADVPAEDLIWQDPIPTVDYTLSDAEIEDLKAKLLNSGLTRTELINTAWDSARTFRGSDFRGGANGARIRLEPMKNWEGNEPARLEKVLNKLTEIQSTLDKKVSIADLIVLGGSAAVEQAAKDAGFDVKVPFAAGRGDATQEQTDVESFEELEPLHDAYRNWLKKDYVVTPEELMLDKTQLLGLTAPEMTVLIGGMRVLGTNYGGTQHGVFTDKVGVLTNDFFVNLTDMNFKWEPVAENLYNIVDRKSGATKFTATRVDLVFGSNSILRSYAEVYAQDDNKEKFVNDFIKVWTKVMNADRFDLK from the coding sequence ATGTCATTAGGGAATTCAGGGAAATGCCCTGTAATGCATGGTGCAAATACAGGCAGTGACCAATCAGTAATGAGTTGGTGGCCTAAAGCTTTAAATCTTGATATTCTTCATCAGCATGACAAGAAAACCAATCCTCTAGGAGAAGAATTCAATTATGCAGAAGAATTTAAGAAATTAGATTTAGAAGCCGTAAAAACAGATTTAAAAAATTTAATGACCGAAAGCCAAGATTGGTGGCCTGCAGATTGGGGACACTATGGCGGTTTAATGATTAGAATGGCTTGGCATTCTGCTGGAACGTATAGAGTAGCAGATGGAAGAGGTGGAGCAAACACAGGAAACCAACGTTTTGCACCACTTAATTCTTGGCCTGATAATGCTAACTTAGATAAAGCGAGAAGATTGCTTTGGCCAATCAAAAGAAAATACGGAAACAAACTTTCTTGGGCAGACCTTATGATTCTAGCAGGTAACATGGCTTATGAATCTATGGGACTTAAAACTTTCGGGTTTGCTGGTGGCAGAGAAGATATTTGGCACCCAGAAAAAGATATTTATTGGGGAAGTGAAAAAGAATGGTTAGCGCCAACTGGTAGCGAAGGTAGCCGTTATTCTGGAGAAAGAGATTTAGAAAATCCTTTAGCAGCGGTAATGATGGGATTAATTTATGTAAATCCAGAAGGGGTAGACGGGAATCCAGATCCATTGAAAACTGCTAGAGATATGCGTATTACCTTCAAGAGAATGGCAATGAATGACGAGGAAACGGTAGCACTTACTGCAGGTGGTCACACTGTAGGCAAAGCACACGGAAACGGTGATGCTTCTACATTAGGACCAGATCCAGAAGAAGCAGGTCTAGAAAATCAAGGTTTTGGATGGATAAATCCTAAAGGTGCAGCTGGTAATACGGTAACTTCTGGTATTGAAGGAGCTTGGACTACACATCCTACAAGATTTGATAATGGTTTCTTTGATTTATTATTCAAGTATGATTGGCAATTAACCAAGAGTCCAGCTGGAGCTTGGCAATATGAACCAGTAAACATTGCTGAGGAAGATAAACCACTAGATGCACATAATCCTAATGTTCGTAGAAATCCTATGATGACAGATGCAGATATGGCGCTAAAAGTAGACCCAGAATACAGAAAAATTTCTGAGAAATTCCACCAAAATCCAGCATATTTCCAAGAAGTATTTGCAAGAGCTTGGTTTAAATTAACCCACAGAGATTTAGGTCCTAAATCTAGATACTTAGGAGCAGATGTTCCTGCCGAAGATTTAATTTGGCAAGACCCAATTCCTACAGTAGATTACACGCTTTCTGATGCTGAAATCGAAGATTTAAAAGCTAAACTCCTTAATTCTGGATTAACGAGAACAGAACTCATCAATACAGCTTGGGATTCTGCGAGAACTTTCCGTGGTTCTGATTTCAGAGGTGGTGCAAATGGTGCTAGAATTAGACTAGAGCCTATGAAAAACTGGGAAGGAAACGAACCGGCAAGATTAGAAAAAGTTTTAAATAAACTTACAGAAATTCAGTCAACTTTAGATAAAAAAGTAAGCATTGCAGATTTAATCGTTCTAGGAGGAAGTGCAGCAGTAGAACAAGCAGCTAAAGATGCAGGTTTTGATGTAAAAGTTCCTTTTGCAGCAGGAAGAGGAGATGCTACACAAGAACAAACAGATGTAGAATCTTTCGAGGAGCTAGAACCATTACACGACGCATACAGAAACTGGTTGAAAAAAGATTATGTGGTAACTCCAGAAGAATTGATGTTAGATAAAACTCAATTACTTGGTCTTACTGCTCCAGAAATGACGGTGTTAATTGGTGGTATGAGAGTTTTAGGAACCAATTACGGAGGAACTCAGCATGGTGTATTTACCGATAAAGTGGGAGTTTTGACTAATGATTTCTTTGTAAATCTTACAGACATGAACTTCAAATGGGAGCCAGTTGCAGAAAATCTATACAATATTGTAGATAGAAAATCTGGCGCTACTAAATTCACTGCAACAAGAGTAGATTTAGTGTTTGGCTCTAATTCTATCTTAAGATCTTATGCAGAAGTATATGCGCAAGATGATAACAAAGAGAAATTTGTAAATGATTTCATCAAAGTTTGGACGAAGGTCATGAATGCAGATAGATTTGATTTGAAATAA
- a CDS encoding RNA polymerase sigma factor, protein MKTLESEFLEKIESHKGMIFKISKMYVEGKEDREDLFQEIIYQLWKSYQNFEGKSQFSTWLYRVSINTALTFLNKEKKKTDNASLTENIDVQDENSDEKETQLEFFYKAVHELNPVEKALIFLFLEGQSHKEIATNLGITEVNARVKLNRTKEKLQQIIKNYGYEF, encoded by the coding sequence ATGAAAACTTTAGAATCAGAATTTTTAGAAAAAATAGAAAGTCATAAAGGAATGATTTTCAAAATTTCTAAAATGTACGTAGAAGGAAAGGAAGATAGAGAAGATTTGTTTCAAGAAATCATCTATCAACTCTGGAAATCTTACCAAAATTTCGAAGGCAAAAGTCAGTTTTCTACCTGGTTATACAGAGTAAGTATCAATACAGCACTTACTTTTCTTAACAAAGAAAAAAAGAAAACCGATAATGCTTCTTTAACCGAAAATATAGATGTACAAGACGAAAATTCTGACGAAAAAGAAACACAATTAGAATTTTTTTATAAAGCAGTTCATGAACTCAATCCTGTAGAAAAAGCGCTGATTTTTTTATTTCTCGAAGGCCAAAGTCATAAAGAAATCGCTACCAATCTTGGGATTACAGAAGTTAACGCACGTGTAAAACTCAACCGAACCAAAGAAAAATTACAACAAATTATTAAAAATTACGGCTATGAATTTTGA
- a CDS encoding S41 family peptidase, which produces MKKIAFLLLILTLNSCISVKKYNERLEKPISSEKLKQDIDYAYLKLQKLHPTLYTYIPKEKLDYKFDSLKNTIREPLKPLEFYFKLAPVVAEVRQGHLRLVPPEKKLTKKEIKKLKEQKGLLGRLSYYVENDKLYVKDNPEKVANIKNGSDIIAINNLETKKLLKKYEPLITSDGYNTTYQKYSMARRFPTFFTVEYGIMDSVKIDLKSENTLDQKIVTREKKSKEDKKKEKTDKKPTEEKKTKDYNPVTKSFNRNLKFLEKDSSVAYIKIKTFSGTYSQKFYRETFREIKKAKSKYLILDIRDNLGGSLAEITNLYSYLAKDKFRFINDFEIANRTSITQADYFSHFPNYLKPIAAIGYLQSKLTSLLMVRHKNDKYFLKSQNIFTPKKPKKDAFEGEIYVLINGSSFSASSIISAKLKNDKRAMIIGEETGGANDGTVAGIYSTEKLPNSKLKLPIGLFLVQPNIEFTHTMKGVTPDVEIKPTFQQILERKDVELEWILKEIKGK; this is translated from the coding sequence ATGAAAAAAATTGCATTCCTCCTCTTAATTTTAACTCTAAATTCTTGTATTTCAGTAAAAAAGTACAATGAAAGACTTGAAAAGCCCATTTCCAGCGAAAAGCTAAAACAAGATATAGATTACGCCTATCTAAAACTTCAAAAACTTCATCCTACTCTATATACTTATATTCCCAAAGAGAAATTAGATTATAAATTTGACAGTCTTAAAAACACGATTCGTGAACCATTAAAGCCTTTAGAATTTTATTTTAAACTCGCACCGGTTGTTGCTGAAGTGAGACAAGGTCATTTAAGATTGGTTCCGCCCGAGAAAAAACTTACCAAGAAGGAAATTAAAAAACTCAAAGAACAAAAAGGACTTCTAGGAAGGTTATCTTATTATGTAGAAAACGACAAACTCTATGTAAAAGACAACCCAGAAAAAGTTGCCAATATCAAAAACGGTTCAGACATCATTGCCATTAACAATTTAGAAACCAAAAAACTACTTAAAAAATACGAACCACTTATCACCAGTGATGGCTACAACACCACCTATCAAAAATATTCGATGGCGAGAAGATTTCCTACTTTTTTCACGGTAGAATATGGAATAATGGACAGCGTGAAAATAGATTTAAAATCCGAAAATACCCTTGACCAAAAAATTGTTACCCGAGAAAAAAAATCAAAAGAAGATAAAAAGAAGGAAAAAACCGATAAAAAACCTACTGAAGAAAAGAAAACCAAAGACTACAATCCAGTGACCAAAAGTTTCAATAGAAATTTGAAATTTTTAGAAAAAGACAGCAGTGTAGCGTACATCAAAATCAAAACATTTTCGGGGACTTATTCTCAAAAATTTTACAGAGAAACTTTTCGAGAAATCAAAAAGGCAAAATCCAAGTACCTCATCTTAGACATCAGAGATAATTTGGGTGGTTCTCTTGCTGAAATTACCAATTTGTACAGCTATTTAGCAAAAGATAAATTTAGATTCATTAATGACTTTGAGATTGCTAATAGAACTTCCATTACTCAAGCTGATTATTTTTCGCACTTTCCAAATTATCTGAAACCGATTGCTGCAATAGGATATTTACAATCTAAATTAACCAGTTTATTGATGGTTCGTCATAAAAACGATAAATACTTTTTAAAATCTCAGAACATTTTCACCCCGAAAAAGCCTAAAAAAGATGCTTTCGAAGGGGAAATTTATGTACTCATCAACGGAAGCAGTTTTTCTGCATCTTCTATAATTTCTGCAAAATTAAAAAACGACAAGCGCGCCATGATTATAGGAGAAGAAACGGGTGGCGCCAATGACGGAACAGTTGCTGGAATCTACAGTACTGAAAAACTGCCAAATTCTAAACTAAAATTGCCGATTGGTTTGTTTTTAGTTCAGCCCAATATAGAATTCACTCATACCATGAAAGGTGTAACTCCAGATGTAGAAATAAAACCTACTTTTCAACAAATTCTGGAACGAAAAGATGTAGAATTAGAATGGATTCTAAAAGAAATCAAAGGAAAATAA
- a CDS encoding IS256 family transposase, which produces MIDKEDLLNNKDFYKSFKNGEDLTSFFKQMHKRAVEHMLEAELDAHLDNEKHEKTTTGNYRNGHGTKKIKSSFGESEIKIPRDRESSFEPALVPKRHNIIEGLENIIISFYAKGMSVSDIEEQIREMYDFEVSTSTISRITDAVASEVVSWQNRPLEDLYLIVWMDGIVFKVRENSKVINKTIYLAVGLNRDGKKEVLGMWLGKNESSSFWMNVLTDLKARGVEDILITATDNLNGFTQTIRSIFPESQTQICVVHQIRNACKYVVWKDRKDFTADMKHIYNAPNKQAAEAALNDFAEKWESKYAYAIKSWRDNWDELTVFFDFPLEIRKIIYTTNLIENLNGKIRKYTKNKMSFPTDDAVLKSVFLALKEATKKWSMPIQNWGIVLNQFMLIFDKRLRL; this is translated from the coding sequence ATGATTGACAAAGAAGACTTATTAAACAACAAGGATTTCTACAAATCCTTTAAGAATGGAGAAGATTTAACCTCATTCTTTAAACAAATGCACAAACGAGCTGTAGAACACATGCTCGAAGCCGAACTTGATGCTCATCTCGACAACGAGAAACACGAAAAAACCACCACTGGAAACTATCGTAACGGACACGGAACCAAAAAGATAAAATCCTCATTTGGTGAATCTGAAATAAAAATTCCCAGAGATAGAGAAAGTAGTTTTGAACCAGCTCTAGTTCCTAAAAGACACAATATTATAGAAGGTTTAGAAAATATCATTATCTCCTTTTATGCTAAAGGAATGAGCGTGAGCGATATTGAGGAGCAAATTCGTGAGATGTATGATTTTGAAGTCTCTACTTCTACCATTTCTAGGATTACTGATGCAGTTGCAAGCGAAGTAGTGAGTTGGCAGAATAGACCATTAGAAGACCTTTATCTCATTGTTTGGATGGATGGAATTGTCTTTAAAGTTCGTGAAAACTCAAAAGTCATCAATAAAACCATCTATTTAGCGGTAGGTTTAAACCGTGATGGCAAGAAAGAAGTTCTCGGAATGTGGCTCGGAAAAAACGAAAGTTCTAGTTTTTGGATGAATGTTTTAACCGATTTAAAAGCTCGTGGTGTAGAAGATATTTTAATTACAGCTACCGATAATTTGAATGGATTTACCCAGACTATTCGCTCAATTTTTCCTGAATCTCAAACCCAAATCTGTGTAGTTCATCAAATTAGAAACGCCTGTAAATACGTGGTTTGGAAAGACAGAAAAGACTTTACTGCCGATATGAAGCACATCTATAATGCTCCAAATAAACAAGCGGCAGAAGCCGCTCTGAATGATTTTGCAGAAAAATGGGAATCCAAATATGCTTATGCGATAAAATCGTGGAGAGATAATTGGGACGAACTGACTGTATTTTTTGACTTTCCTTTGGAAATCCGTAAAATTATTTACACTACTAATTTAATTGAAAATCTCAATGGAAAAATCAGAAAATATACCAAAAACAAAATGTCTTTCCCTACGGATGATGCAGTCTTGAAGTCGGTTTTTCTTGCTTTAAAGGAAGCTACCAAAAAATGGTCAATGCCAATCCAAAATTGGGGTATTGTTTTAAACCAATTTATGCTTATTTTTGACAAAAGGCTCAGATTATAA
- a CDS encoding adenylate/guanylate cyclase domain-containing protein: MKTATKFFLLLTFFGFFSFFTAQESKEILELKEKLVLAKSDSDKNEINRSIANLYSKLNKKDSLILYVSKTISYYKKVNNTEKLFNNNLILANYLMRNGDYGKAEKFLIDAQKYAQNSKDLDRKIQLNYSLGAFNTYKKNYNLAQKYYFENIQNYLDGKKVDKTYIKLSYEQLYSTSFVQQNYKDAYKYLNTYIDFVKKNFPENLNLAYQQLGFFYLTTNDYNKALEIFKEALLFYEKQNDKNFIAIAKRNIGSSYLGLKKTDSAKTYLYDALNYYKSIDSKENISDINNILSHLYFDEKEYQKAEEYIEKAVKLLPEDSKSNYYHKSYYASVKVYNMVNDSVSIRTNPQKRQELENTVKELNETFSKVQNEKWYVDPDLVISNYTTLSNAYEILGDYKKAHSYFQKAMKEKERVYGLDKMKELSNVQSETELALQKSKIELQEQTKRLQLQKEIELKALKFEYDKKQAAAKTEAERKRLMLEEDLKRKEIQIKFDEEQKAITLKYNQEKQLAKINQEKKDAIAKAELESSKSEKNMWAIGAGLSLLLFGFAGFSYFQKQKDNKKIAEEKQKSDDLLLNILPHEVAEELKEKGKTSAKHYDEVSVLFTDFVSFTANSEKLGVQEVLNELNVCFTEFDRIMERNGLEKIKTIGDAYLAVSGLPVSNEQHAKNAVNAGLEILEFIERRKKESPTTLDIRIGVHSGPVIAGIVGVKKFAYDIWGDTVNTAARMEQNSAKGRLNISGSTYDLVKDKFTCEHRGKIETKGKGALDMYFVSENKSLI; the protein is encoded by the coding sequence TTGAAAACTGCTACCAAATTCTTTTTATTACTTACTTTTTTCGGATTTTTTTCATTTTTTACAGCGCAAGAATCTAAAGAGATTTTGGAGTTGAAGGAAAAATTAGTTTTGGCCAAAAGTGATTCTGATAAAAATGAAATAAATAGAAGTATAGCAAACTTATATAGTAAATTAAATAAAAAAGATAGTTTGATTTTGTATGTAAGTAAAACAATTTCTTATTACAAAAAAGTAAACAATACAGAAAAATTATTTAACAATAATTTAATTTTAGCAAATTACTTAATGAGGAATGGAGATTATGGAAAAGCAGAAAAATTTTTAATAGACGCTCAAAAATATGCACAAAACTCTAAAGATTTAGACCGAAAAATTCAACTTAATTATTCATTAGGCGCGTTTAATACTTACAAAAAAAATTATAATCTCGCTCAAAAATATTACTTTGAGAATATTCAAAATTATCTTGATGGTAAAAAAGTAGATAAAACTTATATAAAATTAAGTTATGAGCAGTTGTATAGTACTTCTTTTGTGCAGCAAAATTATAAAGATGCTTACAAATATCTAAATACATACATTGATTTTGTAAAAAAGAACTTTCCTGAAAATTTAAATCTTGCTTATCAACAGTTAGGTTTTTTTTATTTAACTACTAATGATTATAATAAAGCATTAGAAATATTTAAAGAAGCATTACTATTCTATGAAAAACAAAATGATAAAAATTTTATAGCAATAGCCAAAAGAAATATAGGATCTTCATATCTCGGTCTCAAGAAAACAGATTCTGCAAAGACATATTTGTATGATGCTTTAAATTATTATAAATCTATTGACTCAAAGGAAAATATTTCTGATATTAATAATATTCTTTCCCATTTATATTTTGATGAAAAAGAATATCAAAAAGCAGAAGAGTATATTGAAAAAGCTGTTAAACTTTTGCCAGAAGATAGTAAATCAAATTATTATCATAAATCATATTACGCAAGTGTAAAAGTTTATAATATGGTTAATGATAGTGTTTCTATCAGAACAAATCCTCAAAAAAGGCAAGAATTAGAAAATACAGTAAAAGAACTAAATGAAACCTTTTCAAAAGTTCAAAATGAAAAATGGTATGTAGATCCCGATTTGGTAATTTCAAATTATACCACACTTTCTAATGCTTATGAAATTTTAGGAGATTATAAGAAAGCCCATTCTTATTTTCAAAAAGCAATGAAGGAAAAAGAAAGAGTTTACGGTTTAGATAAAATGAAAGAACTTTCAAACGTTCAATCTGAAACAGAACTTGCTTTACAAAAATCCAAAATCGAACTACAAGAACAAACCAAAAGACTTCAGCTTCAGAAAGAAATAGAACTTAAAGCACTAAAATTTGAGTACGATAAAAAACAAGCCGCAGCAAAAACAGAAGCCGAAAGAAAAAGACTGATGTTGGAAGAAGATTTGAAACGAAAAGAAATTCAGATAAAATTTGATGAAGAACAAAAAGCAATTACGCTGAAATATAACCAAGAAAAACAACTTGCCAAAATCAATCAAGAGAAAAAAGATGCCATAGCAAAAGCAGAATTAGAAAGTTCTAAATCCGAGAAAAATATGTGGGCAATTGGTGCAGGTTTATCTTTGCTGTTGTTTGGTTTTGCAGGATTTTCTTATTTTCAAAAACAAAAAGACAACAAAAAAATCGCCGAAGAAAAACAAAAATCAGACGATTTATTGCTCAATATTCTTCCGCACGAAGTTGCTGAAGAACTTAAAGAAAAAGGAAAAACCAGTGCTAAACATTATGATGAAGTTTCGGTATTGTTTACAGACTTCGTAAGTTTTACAGCCAATTCAGAAAAATTGGGAGTTCAAGAAGTTTTGAATGAACTCAATGTTTGTTTTACAGAATTTGATAGAATTATGGAAAGAAATGGTTTAGAGAAAATCAAAACCATTGGTGATGCGTATTTAGCAGTAAGTGGTTTACCAGTTTCTAACGAACAACACGCTAAAAATGCGGTGAATGCAGGTTTAGAAATTTTAGAATTTATAGAAAGAAGGAAAAAAGAAAGCCCTACTACTTTAGACATCAGAATTGGTGTTCATTCCGGACCTGTAATTGCGGGAATTGTAGGCGTGAAGAAATTTGCCTACGATATTTGGGGAGATACGGTAAATACTGCCGCAAGAATGGAACAGAATAGTGCAAAAGGAAGACTTAATATTTCGGGTTCTACTTATGATTTGGTAAAGGATAAATTCACTTGTGAACATCGCGGGAAAATAGAAACAAAAGGAAAAGGAGCTTTGGATATGTATTTTGTATCAGAAAATAAAAGTTTAATTTAA